A region from the Phycisphaerales bacterium genome encodes:
- a CDS encoding Nif3-like dinuclear metal center hexameric protein, producing MNVADLVSALNRLAPLEFAESWDKVGLLAGDSSREIKGPVLLAIDLTEAVLDEAIKAKASAIIAYHPPIFEPLSRVTSATPRQRVIFRAIEAGIAIYSPHTALDAVKGGITDWLCEGISGSSSEGKIAGDCRALSPHAHRRRTQEVKIVTFVPTADADRIRNALASAGAGIIGNYQLCSFASEGTGTFLAGDGAKPTVGRPGQIESVREMRLEMVCSRSALALAIETLRQFHPYEEPPIDVFDLEPVPTRSAGAGRRLVLDRPATVRELAERLKTFLKRDRVRYALAERGPDGEPHDPPLTHVGVVPGAGESLSRLARAEQCQVFVTGEMKHHEVLGALNAGMSVILGGHTPTERGYLSRYSLQIQRELPGLHTIVSKADRDVLISL from the coding sequence ATGAACGTCGCCGATCTCGTCAGCGCCCTTAATCGCCTCGCCCCGCTCGAGTTCGCCGAGAGTTGGGACAAGGTCGGCCTGCTCGCGGGCGACAGTTCGCGTGAGATCAAGGGGCCCGTCCTCCTCGCGATTGACCTCACCGAAGCCGTCCTCGACGAGGCGATCAAGGCCAAGGCGTCGGCCATCATCGCCTACCACCCGCCGATCTTCGAGCCGCTCTCCCGCGTCACCAGCGCCACGCCCCGCCAGCGCGTCATCTTCCGCGCCATCGAGGCCGGCATCGCCATCTATTCGCCGCACACCGCGCTCGACGCCGTGAAGGGCGGCATCACCGACTGGCTCTGCGAGGGGATCTCGGGCTCTTCGAGCGAGGGGAAGATCGCGGGCGACTGCCGGGCCCTCTCGCCCCACGCCCATCGCCGACGGACGCAGGAGGTCAAGATCGTGACCTTCGTCCCCACCGCCGACGCCGACCGCATCCGCAACGCCCTCGCCTCCGCCGGCGCGGGGATCATCGGCAACTACCAGTTGTGCTCCTTCGCCAGCGAGGGCACGGGTACCTTCCTCGCGGGTGATGGTGCCAAGCCGACCGTCGGCCGCCCCGGCCAGATCGAGAGTGTCCGTGAGATGAGGCTGGAGATGGTCTGCTCGCGCTCCGCCCTCGCCCTGGCGATCGAGACCCTCCGCCAGTTCCACCCGTATGAGGAGCCGCCGATCGATGTCTTTGATCTCGAACCGGTCCCCACGCGCAGCGCCGGTGCCGGTCGGCGACTGGTCCTCGATCGCCCCGCCACGGTGCGCGAACTCGCCGAGCGACTCAAGACCTTCCTCAAGCGTGACCGCGTCCGCTACGCCCTCGCCGAGCGTGGCCCAGATGGTGAGCCGCACGACCCGCCCCTCACCCACGTCGGCGTGGTCCCCGGCGCGGGTGAGTCCCTCTCCAGGCTCGCCAGGGCCGAGCAGTGCCAGGTCTTCGTCACAGGCGAGATGAAGCACCACGAGGTCCTGGGCGCCCTCAACGCCGGCATGAGCGTGATCCTCGGCGGGCACACCCCCACCGAACGTGGCTACCTCTCAAGATACTCGCTGCAAATCCAGCGAGAACTCCCCGGCCTCCACACGATCGTTAGCAAGGCGGATCGGGATGTGCTGATCTCGTTGTGA